Below is a genomic region from bacterium.
CTTTACTATCGAAAACCAGGATACAGCAGCAACTTCTGCTCAGCGTATCTTTAACTCCATTGCAACAGGCACTGCTACCAACGGACTTCTCATCGAACAAACCGGTGCAGGCACCATGACCAATGCTATCCAGATCGCAGAAACAGCTGGAACTATTACCGATGGTATCTTAATTACCGGTACTCTTGGCAATATCTTAAACTCAAGCTCCATCGACATTACTGGTGCAGGAGCTATTACTGGGGCTACTGGCTTTAATGGTCTAGTTATTACTCCGAATACAGGCGTAGTTACCACTGGTACCTGGAACGCTACTGCCATCGGCGCTCAGTATGGCGGTACTGGCATTAACACTTCTGCCTCGACAGGAGTTCCTTCTATCTCTTCTGGTACATGGTCTGTTAATGCTCAGCTAGGTGTAGCTCTTGGCGGAACTGGAGCAGCTACCCTAACAACCAACGGTGTTCTTTACGGCAACGGCACTTCTGCCATTCAAGCTACTGCTCAAGGCGGAGCTAACACCGTCTTAGTTGCCAATGGCGGTGCTCCTTCCTTCTCTGCTGCTATTACTGTTGGGACTAGTGTTACTTCGCCATCACTAGTAGCAACTACTGCCGTGACAACCCCATCTATTATTACTTCTTCTGGTGCTTTAGGTATTACCCCTGCAGCAGGATCTGGCGTGAACATTTCTCTGTCTACAACAGGGGATTTTGCAGTTAATACTGATGATCTGGTCGTTGATACTAGCGCAGGTAAAGTCGGAATTGGAACTGCATCCCCACATACAAGTGCGTTATTGGATGTAGTAGGCAATGTAGGTATTACAGGGATTGTTGATGTATCCGACACTACACGTTACTTTGACAACAATGTACTCTTTAGTGGCGCTTCTGCTTCCAGAACATGGCTGTTTAACTTTTATGATGGCGGTAATATGAGAATGTCTCTCACTAGAGCAACTGGGCATTTAGCAATTAGCCAAGCAGGTCGATATGGATGGGGGACAAGCGCGGCAGACGCGACCGTAGACACTGCGTTAAGTAGAAACGCGGCTGGTGTCGTTGAAATCAATAACGGAACCGCTGGAACATATAGAGATTTGCAAGTTAGGGCTATTAACCCGTCATCAGGAAATGTAGGCATAGGCGATACTTCTCCTGCTTCTCTTTTGACTGTAGGTTCTGGTGACTTGTTCCAAGTCAACTCTTCTGGTGCTATTGCAGCTGCAACCGGCATCACATCTTCTGGTACTATCACATTCTCTGGCCTTGGCGGCGGCGGCACACAGTGTGTTAATGTAGACAACTCTGGTGTGCTTGGGGTAACAACTTGTTCGACTGCATACTCTCTTTGGACATCTGACACAGATGCCGATGGTTACGACCTTCGTGATCTCTCTAACTTAGAGTTCCAAGGAACAACCGGCGCTCCTGCAGGTTCAGTTGTGGCAATCTTCTCTGACAACACCGGTGACCTTAACATTAACTCTCTAACCGGTAAGACCACTAACATTCAAGTCAATGGTGCTGATGAATACAATTTCTCCTCTACCAGCTTGGACATGAACAGCAATACTATTGTTAACGCTGGAACCATCAACGGTCTACAAATCACAGCCAACACCGGTGTCATTACTACCGGCACCTGGCAGGGGACAGCAATCGCTGATACCTATGTAGCCGACACTCTAACAATCGATTCATCTTCTTCTGTTCACTGGAATGCTCTAAACAACTATCCAGCAGCATGTAGTGCAGGAAGTGCAATCTCTCAGCTTGCTGACACCACTAACACCTGTACTGCTTTTAACACAGACACTTCCATTACTCTGCAAGATGCCTACGATGCAACAAGTGGTAATACTATTACTACAACAACAGCTCGCAACGTAGCTATTACCTTAGCTGATGTAGCTACTCCTACATCCTTTACTATCGAAAACCAGGATACAGCAGCAACAAGCGCTCAAAGAATCTTTAACTCCATTGCTACAGGCACTGCCACCAACGGTCTTCTCATCGAGCAAACCGGTGCAGGCACCATGACCAATGCTATCCAGATTGCAGAAACAGCTGGAACTATTACCGATGGTATCTTAATCACCGGTACTCTTGGCAATATCCTTAACTCTTCATCTATTGATATCACCGGAGCAGGAGCTATTACTGGGGCTACTGGCTTTAATGGTCTAGTTATTACCCCTAATACAGGCGTAGTTACCACTGGTACCTGGAATGGCACAGCTATCGGCGCTCAGTATGGCGGTACTGGCATTAACACTTCTGCCTCGACAGGAGTTCCTTCTATCTCTTCTGGTACCTGGTCTGTTAATGCTCAGCTAGGTGTAGCTCTTGGCGGAACTGGGGCAGCTACTCTAACAACCAACGGTGTTCTTTACGGCAACGGCACTTCTGCCATTCAAGCTACTGCTCAAGGCGGTGCTAACACTGTCTTAGTAGCCAATGGCGGTGCTCCTTCCTTCTCTGCTGCCATTACCGTTGGCACAAGTGTGACTTCGCCGACAATCAATGCCACTACTGCATTGCAGTTTAATGGCGCTGATATCAATACCGCCGGAACATTAACAAATGTTGCTTATGAGAACCAGGCTAATGCCTTTACCATGGCTAACAGCTTCACCGTCCAGTCTGCAACTGCGTTAACAGTTGCCCGCAGCGGAGCAGATTACGCATTGCAGGTGGACACTAATACTGCGAGTTCTGTAACCGGCTTGAAGGTCACCTCTGCAGCTGCTGGTAGCGGTATTGCTTTGGCTACAATTTCTTCCGGTACTAATGAATTCATGACTATAGATGGTAAAGGAAGTGGAGAGGTAAGAGTCGGGGGGATTTCTACAGGCAATATTTTGTTAGGAGGCGGTAGTGGTTCTACTGGTTGTACCGTGACGAATTCGACTGGAGCTTTTGCATGTACGGCTGGTGGGTCATTCACCACAGGTACATTTAGCCCAACTGGTGCTAATAATGTATCTATAACAAATAGTACCGCATCGGGAACAGCGGGTGCTTTGAACATGGTAGTAACTTCCAATTCGGACTTTGTCCCTGCTGCAAAGATTTCAATGACTCAAACTGCGACAGGCTCTCTTAATGCTAGCTACGGTTTGCAAAATAATGTTTTCTCCAGTGCGGTTGTAACTGGGGGAGGAGTTGGCCAAACTCTATATGGCAGCAGTACTGCTGTAGACAAAACTGGTGCGGATACGGCGACAGGCACCTATACAGTTTACGGAGATTACATTACAGCTAGTAATACAGGTCGTACCAATGTTGGTACGGTTGATACTTATGGCTCTCGCGTCATTGTTACAGGAGACACTGCTGGCGCATCCACAACATATGGGTTGCATGTAGCAGCAAGCGGTGCGGATAATAATTACGCCATTATCACCAACGGTGGCAATGTAGGTATTGGTGATACCACTCCGGCGTCGTTGCTGACCGTTGGTAGCGGCGATGCTTTTCAGGTAAACTCTTCCGGTGCAATTGCTGCAGCAACTGGAATCACATCTTCTGGTACCATCACATTGTCTGGTCTTGGCGGCGGGGGAACGCAGTGTGTAAGAACTGATAACTCCGGCGTGCTATCTGCAGCAGCTTGTGGTGGTGCATTAACTCCCTGGACTTCGAATGTAGATGCTGATGGTTATGCATTACAAGACGCTTTGAACATTGAATTTAGAACAGCAGCAGGATCTGCTCCAGCAGGAACAGTAGTAGCGTTATTCCAAGACAACTCAGGCGACCTAACAGCCAATGTTCTTACAGGAAAAACCTTTAACATTGCAGTTAACGGTACTGATGAATACAACTTCTCATCAACTGCTCTTGCCATGAATTCAAACAACATTACAGGAGTAGGCACAGCAATTACTGGTGCTGCTGGCTTAACTCTTTCTTCAACATCAGCCAACCTTGCCCTTGCAACGAATACTTCTGGCAACATTACCTTAGCTCCTGCTTCTACTGGTTCTGTACAGATCACTTCTGGTGTAACTACAGGAACAGGAACTTCCTCTGGTTTGTCTTTAGTCGCTAACTCATTGACTACCGGTGTCGGCATGAACCTTTCTTCTAGCTCGCTTTCTTCCGGGTCGCTAGTCAATTTGGCTGTAACAGGTACAGCCGCCGCATCAAGCACTCAGACAGTCTTAAACGTTTCCACTAGCGGGGCTAATTCAAACTCCGGACAGCTTACAGCAGGAGCAAGATTCTCGAACACTCATACTGGAACCACCTCTAATAACTATGGTGCTTTGTTTGACGCAAGCGGTGGAGATTTTAACTTCGGTAGTCAATTTACTACTAGTGGCGCTGGGACCGCTAATTATGGAATTCGAGTATATGCATCTGGCGCAACAGATAACTATGCAGCCGCATTTGTGACAGGTCAGGTATTGGTGGGAGCCAATTCTAATGTTGGATTCACCGACCAATTATTACTAGTCGGTGATCAGCGTATATATAATGGAAACCTTCGCGTCACGACTACGAACACAACCCAAACAACGACATCTTCCGCAATAGCGCTAAATGCCAACTCCGTTACATCAGGAACCGCTGCTTATATTGCATCGTCCGGCCTAACTTCTGGGAAGCTGTTGGATCTTCAATCTAATGGCACTGCCGCTGCTGCTAGTCAGACTGGCTTGAACATTTCTCTGCAGGGCACCAATGCTACTAGCGGCATCACGACTTACGGCGCACAAATTTCTAATGCTCATGCCGGCACAACCTCAACTAATGTGGCGCTGCAGCTTTCTGCTACCAATGGCACTACTGCTAACTACGCGTTAATTACAAACGGTGGCAACGTCGGTATTGGTGATACCACACCAAATTCTCTGTTTACAGTAGGTTCCGGAGATTTGTTCCAGATTAATTCTTCGGGACAGATTGGCTCGCAGCAAGCTCCGGTTTCTGACTACTTGTTTGCGTTGTCAGGCAACACAACCAACGACAACTCAAGGATTATTGACATTGTGCATGCAAATGACGCTGCCGAAGACTCTGATTCCATTAAAATCGTCAATACGGTAAACAGAGGCACGCTTGATGCCGACCAAGGTATTGTCACGGCCTTTAATAGTACCTTAACTCCAACCGCTACAGTGTCCGGAACCATTAACCAAGGGATGCTCGATGTGTATGGTCTTTCTCAAACTGTAAACACTTCCAATGTTACTATCGGCAGTGACTCTTCTGGTGACGTGTGGTTAAATACAAACGGCATATATAGCCAAGTGGTTGCAGCTCCGACCATTAATGATGCCGCAGGAAGACGGGTATTTACTCCATATCTGCAGGCTTGAACGCTACTGTAAGCGGAGCGCCGACCATAACCAGTATCACCAGCCTGTTCGACATGTATAGCTATGGCGCTCTGTTGAACAATACTACTTCGTCAGCAGGTCACGCATCACTGTTTAACACCGCTTATGGAGTTTCTGCTCTGCAACCGGTAATCTTACAACAACAGGTGGTACGTCTCATTACGGCGGCCACTTCACCGCAAGTGGGACCGCAGACACAAACTATGGTATTTATGCCACAGCTTCCCGGAGCTACAAATAACTATGCGGCTGTATTTGCTAATGGCAATGTAGGAATCGGGGAGACTACCCCAGACGCCAAGCTTCACGTAGTGGGTACGGTGACTACTTCGGGCGCAGGCGCCATTGCCGGCATCTTTACCGAACACACTATGAACAACAGCACTGGGTCTGGCTTCCAGTACGGTAACCGTTCCATCAGCACTATTAGTAGTAGTACCGCCGGAACTCATGTTGGTCAATTCATTCGTATGATCGACAACACCTCGTTAGACAGTGGTCAAAACGTCCGAGGTTTAGAAGTACAAGCATTTTCTGGTACTAACGTTAATGGTGCCAATACCGGTATCGCCAGCTTCTGGTTATACCTTTGGTATTCAGGCTACCACTACTTCACAGGCTGCAGCGCAAGCCTCGCCAGCTGCTATTTTTGCCGACCTAGATAACGGCACCGATTCTACTACCAAAACTCGTGGTAATGCCATTCGTGCTTATACTAACGACGCGACAAGTGCGGATATGGTTTATATCTATCAAGAAACGTCTGCGTACACAGGCAATGCTTTGCTTATGGATTTGGGCAATACTGGTGGTTCGTTTGCATCTGGCAACTTTATTAACCTAAAGAATGCTGGTAAGAAAGCACTGTAACCCAGACTGTATTCGCTATCGAATCCGAACTACAGCAAATGGCCAAGGCGCCGACACGGTTAAAGCTCACTTCGAGGCAGATGGCAGCTTGTTCATCTCTCTCACCAGGCACCCAAACGACCAACGGGTTGTGTCATGCTAATACTGGCCAGAACTAATAACGACGAAATTGTAGACTGTAGCGGCGCTCCTTCGGACGTAGCTGAATATTTTGGCAGCGAAGACCCTACTCTAACTGCTGGAGAACTAGTAGTAGTAGGGAAGGCTGCCGAACAGATTCACTTAGACGGTTATCATACTTCTAAAGCATGGGTCGCTCGATCCTCTAAGGCTTACCAATCTACTTTGATGGGTGTAGTTTCTACAGCTCCAGCAGTAGCATATGGTGATGAAATCTTTGCTCCATCCGAAAATCCAAGACCAATTGCTTTGTCTGGTCGCGTCCCGGTTAAAGGTAAACACAGAAAATGGTCCTATTATGCCAGGAGACTTCTTAACAGCTTCTTCTACGCCTGGTGCGGCCATGAAAGCTATAAAAGCTGGGCCGGTGATCGGTCAGGCTTTAGAAAATTATGAAGGGGGCTTTGGCCAAGTTGGAAATGTAACGTTCTTCGTGAAGGCAGCCAACTATAGTGGTGCATCTATTAGCGAAGAATTACTGGCTTGGTGTTTGATTACCGACACAGATCAAGTTCAAAGCGCAGCTCAAACTTCAGTACAAATCTTAGAACACCTGCTTAGCCAGCTAGCCAGCTTAGACGAAAATAATATTTCTCAAATCCGCACCGATATAGTGATTGCGGGCGCCGAAGTGGTAACCCAAGCGTAACTACTCAAACTTTGAGGACAGACTTCTTATCTTCTGCAACAGCAGAGGTAGGCTTGGCAGTCTCATCCGGTGGCCATCTTCAATGGGGGGTTGCTAGTAGACTCAATCGGCTCGGTCGGAGGACTCCTGAGCTTCACAGGTGATGTAGAATTCTTCGGTACCCCATATTTCACTTCCGATACCGCAGGCTTTGCTGTAGTAAAGGCAGGGGTCCAAGTGGTTGAAGTTAAGTTTACTCGCGAATATCTTGCTCAACCGATTGTGAATGCTTCCTTTAGCTTCGAGCAGGATGCAGATCTAAGTGGTTTAGACGAAGCAACTATAGCTGCAATGCAAGCTGCTCAAGTAGCTAGTGCCCAAGCTTTCTTAGCGGAAGGCGTGACTTACGCTGTTACTAATAAGAGTAAATATGGCTTCACTATTGTATTAAACAAACCAGCCACTACCGACGTGAAGTTTAGCTGGACTGCCTTAGCTGTACGCAATGCTACTACCTTTATGAGCTTAGACGCTCCAGTTAGTAGAGGGTGATGGTTCTGGTGATATTGCTGGTGATTTTAGTCCTGGTTCTGGTGATGAGGTAACTGGAGAGGGAACAGGCGATAGTGATGGCGAGACCCCTCCTTCAACTGAAGAATAGGTAGAGTTAGAAATAACCTTGATAAAATAATTAAAATGTGCTATAATAACTATAAGTTAAAACTTGTAGTTAGCACTAAAGCTAACGTGACTGAAACAAAAATACAATTTAATATAAAAAGCTTGCAAACAAAACCAAAAAACATTTTGGAGTCGCTTTATAAATACAAATACTTAACCTTTGTAGGGGTTTTTGTATTTGTTGGCCTGCTCGCGTTTGGTAGTTTGGCAGGAAAAGCTTCGGCAGACACACAGGGGCCATATAGTACGACAAATGGTTACACAAACATTGTTGGATGTGGGGATAACGGTGATTGGAGTGATATTAACCAAGCAAGCGGTAGTGATGATGCATACGCCAGCTCCAGCTTAAAGTCAGACTGGTGCAGTTACTTTTTATATTTAGATGGTTTTGGTTTTAATATTCCAGCCGGAGCGACTATTGATGGTATCGAAGTGGGTATCGAAAGAAGAGCCGAGTTTGCTGGTGATTTAGTTGAGCAGTATGTGAGCATGCTCGATGCAGGATCACCTGTTGGCTCAAACTATGCCGATTCAAATTACTGGCAAGATTATGACGATACTGTGTATTATGGTAGCTCCTCAGATTTATGGGGTAACAGCTGGAGTCCTGGAATGATTAATGACACTGGTTTTGGTATTATATTGTATGCGCTGGCGGGTACAGAAGGCTCCGATGCATTCATCGACGATGTTTTTATAACTGTTCATTACACTCCCGCTAGTAATACTTGTCAATCTATTTCTAGTGGTAGTGGTAACTGGAATAGTGCTGGTACTTGGACTAACTGTGGCGGGGGAGTACCGGGGTCTGCGGATACAGCAATCATTAATGGAACAGCTAATATTACAGTTACGGCCAGCACAACTGTTGCCAGTCTAAATTTTGGGACTACAGCCGCCGCGGCGACAAATGCCACTCTAACGATTAATAGCTCGCAAACTTTAACTGTTACCGGTGTCACAACCATGACAGGCACGGCGGGAACGGCTACGCAGGGGACTGTTACTGGAAGCGGAACTTTGACGACCACCTATCTTTACATTGGTGCTGCCGTTACACCTTCGTCGACGGTGACAAATAAATTAATCTCTACGATTACCGCATTGAACGTTACTGGTTACGTCACACTTAATGGTTATTCCAATGGCGGTAGTTACAACAACCCCGCTTTTGAAATACAGTCTGGTACTGCAGATATATGGGGGATTAATACCACCTTAGCTCATGCCAGCAATACTGCCACCATAAGCTTACAAACCGGTGCTCAATCGGGTACCCTTAAAATGAGCACTTCTTCTCCGTGGGTGATTAGCGGTACTGGTACCACAACTACTAGTTTAAACGGTACCACCAGCACCGTGGAGTACTCCGGACTTAACCAAACTTTTTTAAATACTACTTATAAAGGACTTAAAGTGAGTGGTAACGCGGGGACAACTGCTCAGAATGTAACGGTTTCTGGAGTTTTAAATGTGACTGGTACACTAAGCCCGTCATCTGGAACAATAGTACTGTCTGGTACCGGCACTCCGTTAACTGTTTCTGGTACTTTTAATCCTTCCACTACCAGCGTTGTTCAGTACACAGGTTCAACAGCCACAGTTACTGCAACAACTTTTAATACTTTAACGGTTGGTGGTACTGGCACCTATACGTTCCCAGCCAGTGGGTGGACCATTAAACGCAATCTTACTATTACATCTGGTGCAACTGTCACTAAGGGTGCAGGAACAATAACTTTTAACACAGCAGGTCAAAACTGTACGATCACTGGTAATGCAACCAACAGTGATTTAGGAACTATTTCTATCGGTAATGGTTCGGAAGCAAAATCTTGTGGGTTGGGCAGCTCAGTAAAATTTACGGCAGTGACGATTACAACTGGAGCTGGGTTGGATATGGTCAGTAGTTATACTATGACCCTAACTGGCTCTGGTACGCCATTAACTGCAACTGGCGCCTTTACTAAAGCTACAGGTACTGTTGAATACACTTCTGCTTCAGGAGTAACTGCATTGTCGTCCGTTGCTATGACTAGCTCGAAAAGTTATTATAACTTGATCATCAACGGCAGCGGAACTTTCTCTATGGGATCTGCTTTTGATGTAGCCAATGATTTAACCGTAACTTCTGGAACATTATCTAGTTCTGCTAGTACCACTACTAATGGGGTAGTGAGTGTAACTGGCACGATGACATATGCTGGATCCTCTACCTTTACTCATAGTACAACATCTTCTAAAAACTTTGGCGGTAACGGCAATCTGAGTTTCTATGCCCTCACGTTTAGCGGTGGGGGAGGTACTACAGTAGCAACCGGCTCAGGAACTGTCACAGTAACAAATGTTTTAACCAATAGCCATGCTTTTAATGCTGGTAGTAAGACATGGATTCTAACAGGCTCAGGTACGCCGTTTAGCGGTGGGATTGATACACCGGGTACTTCTACTTTTAGCTATCGTAGTACAACTGGAGCCACGGTCAATAGTAACATTACTTATAATAACTTAGATATCTCTCCTGCCTCGGGAACTAACCCAACTTTTTTGGTTAATGCGACTAATAAGACCATAAATGGAAACTTAACAGTTTCTGGTGTTTCAGGAACATCGTTGAATTATAATAATATCGTTTCTTATCTAATTTTAGGTGGAAATTTAACTATTAATGCGGGCAACACGCTCGTCGCACCGCCAAGCGGAGCGACATTTACAATTGCTGGCAGTCTAGCTAACTCCGGAACTTTTACTCACAACAGTGGTAATATAACTTTCAGCTCAACTTCTACAGGCAGAACCATCGCTACAAACGGCAGCTCGTTGAATAATGTTATTTTCAATGGTGCTGGCGGTGGTTGGTCTCCCAGCGGTGGCGCCATGACCTTAGCAGGGGATTTGACCATGACTGCGGGAACGCTTTCTGGCTCCCAAAACGTAACAGTAAATGGCGGTGATGTAACAGGTAACGGCACGATTAACATGAGTAGCGGTACTTTCTTAGTAGACGGTACCTCGGGCACTGGCTTTGGTGGTAGCACTAACTGGACGTTTAGTGCCTTAACCTTTGGGGATGGTAGTGGTAGTACTACTATCAGCTCGACTGGTAGTGGTAGTATTACTACTTCGACTCTTACCATAGCAGCTAGCCAGACTTATAACGCAGGTGCAAAAACTTATGTTTTATCAGGCACTGGCACGCCATTAACCGTTACGGGAACCTTTAATTCGGAATCCAGCACTGTTCAGCATACTGGCGCAACAGCTACGGTTAGAGCAACAACTTATTACACTTTGCATTTGGGAATCAGTAGTGGTACCTACACTATGCCCTCTACGACCATAACCATAAAAGGTAATTTAGTTATTCCTAGCGGCGTAACTGTAACCAAAGGCGCAGGTACAATTGTTTTTTCTGGAACTGGTAATCAACTCATCACTGATAGTAATGATACAAAGCAAGATCTAGGTGCGGTGCAAATTTCTAATACAGCCGATAACTGGTGCTCTGCTGGACAATGTAATTACAATTGGCTAAGTCGCCGTAAAATTACTTTTAATAACTCTGATTTGAGTGGTAATTTAACAAACTTTCCAGTATTGGTTTCTTTAACTGGGCTTACAATTGATTACGCTAAAACCAAAAACTCCGGTGAAGACATTCGGTTTGTAGATCCCGACGGTACTGTGTTGAATCATGAAATCGAAAAATGGGATGAGTCTGGCACCTCTTTGGTTTGGGTGAAAATCCCAACATTGAGCAATAATGCGACTGACTACGTTTACATGTACTACAATAACCCCCAGGCTGTAGATATTCAAGCGCCTACAAATGTTTGGG
It encodes:
- a CDS encoding DUF2341 domain-containing protein, which translates into the protein MQTKPKNILESLYKYKYLTFVGVFVFVGLLAFGSLAGKASADTQGPYSTTNGYTNIVGCGDNGDWSDINQASGSDDAYASSSLKSDWCSYFLYLDGFGFNIPAGATIDGIEVGIERRAEFAGDLVEQYVSMLDAGSPVGSNYADSNYWQDYDDTVYYGSSSDLWGNSWSPGMINDTGFGIILYALAGTEGSDAFIDDVFITVHYTPASNTCQSISSGSGNWNSAGTWTNCGGGVPGSADTAIINGTANITVTASTTVASLNFGTTAAAATNATLTINSSQTLTVTGVTTMTGTAGTATQGTVTGSGTLTTTYLYIGAAVTPSSTVTNKLISTITALNVTGYVTLNGYSNGGSYNNPAFEIQSGTADIWGINTTLAHASNTATISLQTGAQSGTLKMSTSSPWVISGTGTTTTSLNGTTSTVEYSGLNQTFLNTTYKGLKVSGNAGTTAQNVTVSGVLNVTGTLSPSSGTIVLSGTGTPLTVSGTFNPSTTSVVQYTGSTATVTATTFNTLTVGGTGTYTFPASGWTIKRNLTITSGATVTKGAGTITFNTAGQNCTITGNATNSDLGTISIGNGSEAKSCGLGSSVKFTAVTITTGAGLDMVSSYTMTLTGSGTPLTATGAFTKATGTVEYTSASGVTALSSVAMTSSKSYYNLIINGSGTFSMGSAFDVANDLTVTSGTLSSSASTTTNGVVSVTGTMTYAGSSTFTHSTTSSKNFGGNGNLSFYALTFSGGGGTTVATGSGTVTVTNVLTNSHAFNAGSKTWILTGSGTPFSGGIDTPGTSTFSYRSTTGATVNSNITYNNLDISPASGTNPTFLVNATNKTINGNLTVSGVSGTSLNYNNIVSYLILGGNLTINAGNTLVAPPSGATFTIAGSLANSGTFTHNSGNITFSSTSTGRTIATNGSSLNNVIFNGAGGGWSPSGGAMTLAGDLTMTAGTLSGSQNVTVNGGDVTGNGTINMSSGTFLVDGTSGTGFGGSTNWTFSALTFGDGSGSTTISSTGSGSITTSTLTIAASQTYNAGAKTYVLSGTGTPLTVTGTFNSESSTVQHTGATATVRATTYYTLHLGISSGTYTMPSTTITIKGNLVIPSGVTVTKGAGTIVFSGTGNQLITDSNDTKQDLGAVQISNTADNWCSAGQCNYNWLSRRKITFNNSDLSGNLTNFPVLVSLTGLTIDYAKTKNSGEDIRFVDPDGTVLNHEIEKWDESGTSLVWVKIPTLSNNATDYVYMYYNNPQAVDIQAPTNVWDSNYKAIYHLPNGTTLRALDSTGVNNANITSATATTGKVGGGASFNGTSAKIIAPATSSLDVSSGAGITVDGWFNPTDMTGMRPLIEWGNSGAYGVHMWNYPSSGKIYVNVVESNGANHTFQTTGTPLTLSTWQHVAFTYNKSTGAVALYYNGVAQSLDTGNIGAFTPKTNLDFNIGHRPNTGGVYYYNGSQDEIRVSNVVRTADWMKASYNSSNSSMNSFGSEEVYGGTSVAMGSPLKMTSLTIDSGRTFGVNGSNTLTLTGNGASVFVVSGNFIASTGTVEYVSTATTGTTVASTTYYNLVVNRASNTFTMPGEMYVNNNFTISAGNFSITAESLILGGDFTNNGTFTPNEGSVVMQPLNSTKTSQILGSSNTSLGYFQAMTPGSTIKFQAGRTYTWLELTVVGSEAEPVTFSSTSAGSQWNVTLTDTNYIQYLRVKDSACVGDTYTFPRDNPDLYNLGNNGTCWGFIVQVDPGGPSGGGSGSSGASSSTSQIFTTSGTWTAPVGITSVDVEVWGGGAGGSYYGGGGGGGGAYSRKNSITVTPFSTYTVTVGAGGNEAVGGDSWFLSTGTVLAKGGSLGVYGFGGGGPPCTGGTGGATAAGVGDVKYAGGNGGTGQCYGGTGGGGGAGASSTANGANGSGTTAGASSGQGGRGGTGSGFDISPPAGSWGEAIGGGGGGWTWYEPSIHPRGARGEVRIYYNGAGGGSGGSGSSGGSGGSGGGSSCTTTATGTVDMENDRVAGVTIVCGGSGYSSAPTVTFIGGGGSGASATAVLTNGVVTSVTINSGGEGYDLPSVTFSAPGQGGGGGGASP